In Synergistaceae bacterium, the DNA window GGCAGCAGATAGTGAAGATGGTCCGCACGACAAACGAAAGGGTGATTCAGAATGGCGGAAAAGTGGAAGGATGCCCTGACGGACAAACTATGTGAGTCTTTCCTGACGCTGAAAACACGGGAAGAAATGTACGCATTTTTGGAGGACGTGGCCACAATTGGAGAAGTCAAGGCGCTGGCCCAGAGACTGGAGGTTGCCAGGCTCCTGAGTGAAAGCAAAACCTATCCCCAAATCGCCCAGCAAACGGGCGCAAGCACGGCAACCATAAGCCGGGTCAAAAAATTTTTGGATTATGGCGCCAACGGATATAAAATTGTGCTGGAACGTCTGAAAAAATAACCCTGTAACAAAGAGAGCGCGTTGTGAATGGTTGCGACGCGCTCATTTTTGTGTTTTATTTTTTGTTTCAGATTTTGTTTTGGCAAAGCGCGTGGTGTCAGGAGAGAATCTATTGCTGGAGAGAAAGGAATGATGTGAGGTGGCACAGGGATCTGTACTCGTAGTGATTCTGATTGTGGCAATTGTCGTCATGGTCGTTATGATTTCGAAGTTCAGGGTTCATCCCTTCGTTTCCCTCTTCACGGTGGCCCTGCTCATGGGACTGGCCGCGGGGATGCCCATGCTGGACGTGGTGAACACGATCACCACGGGGTTCGGCAACACCTGCCGGTCCATTGGCATCGTCATTTTGTTCGGCACGATCATCGGAGCCATGCTGGAGCGGAGCGGGGCGGCTCTGACCATGGCGGACTCCATTTTGAAAAAGGTCGGCCCGAAACGCCCGGCTCTGGCCATGAGCATCATCGGCTGGATTGTGTCCATTCCCGTGTTCTGCGACTCAGGATTCGTCATCCTTTCCTCGCTGAACAAATCTCTCTCCAAGCGCAGCGGCGTTAAAATGGCCACCATGGCCATCGCCCTGTCCACGGGCCTTTACGCCACTCACACCCTCGTGCCGCCGACGCCTGGACCCATTGCGGCGGCTGGGAACCTCCACGCGGATCTGGGGCTGGTCATCCTCTGGGGAATCGTGGTGTCCATTCCCGCGGCGCTGGCCGGTTACTTCTACGCCATGACGGCCGGAAGCAAAATGGAGGTCATGGAGGAGGCAAATACGGGCCCCAGCTTCGAGGAACTGATCGCGCAGCACAAGCAGCTTCCCTCGGCGGGAAA includes these proteins:
- a CDS encoding GntP family permease, with translation MAQGSVLVVILIVAIVVMVVMISKFRVHPFVSLFTVALLMGLAAGMPMLDVVNTITTGFGNTCRSIGIVILFGTIIGAMLERSGAALTMADSILKKVGPKRPALAMSIIGWIVSIPVFCDSGFVILSSLNKSLSKRSGVKMATMAIALSTGLYATHTLVPPTPGPIAAAGNLHADLGLVILWGIVVSIPAALAGYFYAMTAGSKMEVMEEANTGPSFEELIAQHKQLPSAGKAFSPIIVPLILIGLSSLVNYPSVLEKVGKGSTLHNLSSFFGNPVIALFVGLILCLFLVPKITEEVTSGWIGEGIKDGATIIMITAAGGSLGAIIAATKVGDYIGSTLAQYQLGIFLPFIISAALKTAQGSSTVALITTSTIVYPLLESLGLGTPMGAVLATLAIGSGSMVVSHANDSYFWVVTQFSGMKVSTAYRAQTVATLIEGLVGAGAVWALSLIL
- a CDS encoding DNA-binding transcriptional regulator, coding for MAEKWKDALTDKLCESFLTLKTREEMYAFLEDVATIGEVKALAQRLEVARLLSESKTYPQIAQQTGASTATISRVKKFLDYGANGYKIVLERLKK